A stretch of Mustela nigripes isolate SB6536 chromosome 6, MUSNIG.SB6536, whole genome shotgun sequence DNA encodes these proteins:
- the PIANP gene encoding PILR alpha-associated neural protein, whose amino-acid sequence MKSKMWPALLLSHLLPLWPLLLLPLPPPVQGSSSSPRTPPAPARPPCARGGPSAPRHVCVWERAPPPSRSPRVPRSRRQVLPGTAPPATPSGFEEGPPSSQYPWAIVWGPTVSREDGGDPNSANPGFLPLDYGFAAPHGLATPHPNSDSMRGDGDGLILGEAPATLRPFLFGTHGEGVDPQLYVTITISIIIVLVATGIIFKFCWDRSQKRRRPSGQQGALRQEESQQPLTDLSPAGVTVLGAFGDSPTPTPDHEEPRGGPRPGMPQPKGAPAFQLNRIPLVNL is encoded by the exons ATGAAGTCCAAGATGTG GCCTGCACTGCTGCtgtcccacctcctccctcttTGGCCACTGCTGttgctgcccctcccacctcctgttCAAggttcctcctcttcccctcgaaccccaccagccccagcccGGCCCCCCTGTGCCCGGGGAGGCCCCTCTGCCCCACGCCATGTATGCGTGTGGGAGCGGGCACCCCCACCAAGCCGATCCCCTCGGGTCCCAAGATCACGTCGGCAGGTCCTGCCAGGCACGGCACCCCCTGCCACTCCTTCTGGCTTCGAGGAGGGCCCACCCTCATCACAGTACCCCTGGGCCATTGTATGGGGCCCTACAGTGTCTCGAGAGGATGGGGGGGACCCCAACTCGGCCAATCCTGGATTTCTGCCCCTGGACTATGGTTTTGCAGCCCCCCATGGGCTGGCAACCCCACACCCCAACTCAGACTCCATGCGGGGTGATGGAGATGGGCTCATCCTTGGAGAAGCGCCTGCCACCCTGCGGCCATTCCTTTTCGGGACCCACGGGGAAG GTGTGGACCCCCAGCTCTATGTCACAATTACCATCTCCATCATTATTGTTCTTGTGGCCACTGGCATCATCTTCAAGTTCTG CTGGGACCGAAGCCAGAAGCGGCGCAGGCCCTCTGGGCAGCAAGgtgccctgaggcaggaagagagccAGCAGCCACTGACAGACCTGTCCCCAGCTGGGGTCACTGTGCTGGGGGCCTTCGGGGACTCgcctacccccacccctgaccATGAGGAGCCCCGAGGGGGACCCCGGCCTGGGATGCCCCAGCCCAAGGGGGCTCCAGCCTTCCAGTTGAACCG gATTCCCCTGGTGAATCTGTGA